The genome window GAACCAGACTATCGGCAATACGACGAAGGCCAGGGTAACCAGGATGATGGACGAGAGCTTGATGCTGGTGAAGAACAGCATCACCAGCCCACCCGCGAACAGCAAGGCATTGCGTAGCGCCATCGAAATGCTGGTGCCGATCAGGGTCTGGATCAGCGTGGTGTCGGTCGTGATGCGTGACAGCACTTCACCGCTTTGCGTGGTTTCAAAGAATTGCGGGCTTTGCGTGACAACGTGTGAATACACTGCATTGCGGACATCGGCAGTCACGCGTTCACCCAGCCAGGAGACCATATAGAAGCGCGCCGCGGTGGCAATCGCCAGTACGCAGGCGACGCCAAACAGCGCGATGAAGTAGGTATTGATGCTGGACGTATCGTGCATGCCATTGGCACCGAAGCCGAGGTCTATCATTTGGCGGAAGGCGTAGGGAATGGCGAGTGTGGCGGCAGCGGCGACGATCAGCGCAATGCCGGCCAGCACAAACTGCTTCTTGTAGGGCAGCAAAAATTTCAGCAAGCCGCGCAGTGTGGCGATACTGCCTTTTTGTAATTCCCGGGAGGTCTGGATGGTCATGGATGCCGTGTTTTGATGTGCTGATAAAAGTTGATGCCAACAGGTGGCTGCTTGTCACCGGAATTTAACGCTTATTTAATATACTTCAGCGCAATGGGCATGCCGGGCTAGCTTAACACCAGTCCAGGCCCGCTATTTTTCCTGCTGTTTTTGTAAAAAATACCGAAAACGTTTTGTTCTCAGGCAATATGGGGGCGGGCTGGCGCAGGGCAAGCACTATCTTTGCCCGGCAAATGAACTGTCACGCTGAAATGGGGTCACTCAGATTCACGCATCACGGGGGAGCAGATTGCTGCAATTCATCCAGTGTACCGAACAGAATGACCAGAGTGTCCGTGACGAACTGCTCGCGGGCTTGAGCGCAGCACAGGCTTTTACATCACCCAAGTACCTGTACGATGCGCTGGGTTCCAAATTATTTGAGGCGATCTGCGAGCTGCCGGAGTATTACCCGACCCGCACCGAGGCCCTCATCTTCAAAACGCATGGCAGGGCGATTGCGCAGGCAATCGGCAGCGGCACTACGCTGATCGACCTTGGTGCCGGTAATTGCGCGAAGGCGGCGCGCCTGTTCCCCGGCTTGCAGCCGGTGCAATATGTGCCGGTCGATATTTCAGTCAGCTTCCTGCGCGAATCCCTGCAGCGTTTGCAGCAGCAATTTCCATCCATTGTGATGACCGGCGTAGGCATGGATTTTTCCAGTGAACTGGCGCTGCCGGACAGCGTGCGCGATGCCAAGCGCCTGTTCTTTTATCCCGGCTCTTCCATCGGTAATTTCACACCGGATGAATCACTGGCTTTCCTGCAACGCATACGTGCCGCCTGTGATGAAGACGGTGGCCTGTTGATAGGTGTTGACCTGGTCAAGGATAAAGCCGTCCTCGATGCGGCATACGATGATGCGCTGGGCGTTACCGCAGCCTTTAACCTGAACCTGTTGCGGCACCTGAATCATTTGCTTGGCACCGACTTCGATGTACGGGCCTGGCGTCATCGCGGATTTTTTAATGACAAGGCCAGCCGGATTGAAATGCATCTGGAAGCGGTATCAGAGCAAATCGTGCGCTGGCCACAAGGCGAACGGCGCTTTGAACGCGGCGAACGCATACATACCGAAAACAGTTATAAGTACACGCAGCGCAGCTTTACGGATTTGCTGGAGCAGGCGGGTTTCCGCAAGTTATCGTTCTGGACCGATCCGCAACAGTGGTTCATGGTGTGTCATGCCCACGTAAACTGATGTTAGGCAGATTACAGTAGACTGCTGTAATGGCTTCAATGAGGCGGCATCCCGAACCTGTTTCACCAACGACAAGACGGATTGCAATGAACGTACAGACAGAAACCATCCATCTGCTGGCACCGCAGCAAGAGCTTGTGCCTTATCTCTCGGTGCGCGGCCGTTCCCTGGCGCTTGCGGCACCGCTATCGGAAGAAGATTGCGCGGCGCAATCGATGCCGGATGCGAGTCCGGTCAAATGGCATCTGGCACATACCACCTGGTTCTTCGAAACCTTTATCCTTGAACGTTTCGAAACCAACTTCCAGCCGCACCATCCTGCCTTCCGCGTCCTCTTCAATTCCTATTACAACGGGGTCGGCGACAAGCATGCGCGCGCGCAACGCGGTTTGCTGACGCGGCCACCTTTCGATGAAGTGCTGGCTTACCGCCGCGATGTGGATGCACGGATCCAAGCCTTGTTATCTCAGCCATTGCCGCAACAACTGTTGACGGAAATCAGGGGCTTGCTGGAGCTCGGTTTGCAGCATGAACAGCAGCATCAGGAATTGATGATGACGGATGTCTTGCATCTGTTCTCGCGTAATCCGCTCAAGCCGGCGTATGCCGATACGCTGTACTCGCTGGCGGAAGCACCGCCTGTGCTGGAATGGATTCCGTTTGCCAGCGGTGTGGTGCAAGTCGGATATGACGGCACAGGCTTTTGCTTTGATAATGAATTGCCGCGCCATCGGCAGTTTGTCGAAGCGTATGAGTTGGCATCACGGCTGGTGACGAATCGCGAGTACCTGGCTTTCGTCGAAGCGGGTGGCTATGAAGATCCGGATCTGTGGTTGTCCGAGGGCTGGGACTGGGTACAGGCGCAGCAAATCCTGCATCCCTTGTACTGGCAGCATGAGCGGGGCTGGCATGCCTTTTCGCTGCAAGGCATGCGGCCGCTGGATTTGAATGCCGCGCTGACGCATATTTCCTATTTTGAAGCGGATGCCTATGCACGCTGGAGTGGTGCGCGCCTGCCGACCGAAGCGGAGTGGGAGCATGCGGCGCAGACGACGGTAGAGTTGAGCCAGTTGTTCGGCACGTGCTGGCAATGGACCAGCAGCAGTTATGCCGCTTATCCCGGCTATCAAACCGCGGCCGGGGCGCTCGGTGAATACAACGGTAAATTCATGGCGAACCAGTATGTATTACGTGGTTCATCCTGCGTCACACCGGATGGGCATGCGCGTATCAGCTACCGCAATTTCTTCCCTTCATCCGCCCGCTGGCAATTTACCGGCATCCGTCTCGCACGCCAGGCATAGTGCAGCAAATGCCTAGCGGAACTCGAGGCGGTTGTAATCGAGTATGCCCGCTTCCGATGCCTGTTCATTGAAATAGCGTTTGTGCAGCGTATCGCTGAAAGCCCAGAAATCCTTGTTATCGCGTCGTATCGCCCAGCGTTGGCTGAAGGCGGCATAGTCACTTTCCGAGCGCAAGCTTTGCAGCGCTGCGACCAGTGCCGGCAGCTCGGCAGCGCTGGCGCGATAGAAGGCATTCGGATAACTGAAGGTGATGCCGGGTGTCAGCGTCAGGGTGTCTTCTGCCGGTACTAATTCCTTGCGCTCCCCCAGCAGATGCGAGACGCTGGCGTGGGCGGTATTGCGCATCAGGCTGTAGGACCTGGCTTTGCCATCCGGCGTCTCGACCACCAGTACTGCTGTTTCCGGTAGCCATTGCAAGGCCGTGCCTTTGCTTGCTGCGAGTGATTTCAACGGTGCTTGCAAGGCGGCAGGTGTTTGCTTCGTCCAATCCAGCGTGGTGGCGATGACTGGTGCCAGTCGTTTCCTCATCAACTCAAGTAATTCATTCTTCGGATTATCGGTCCCGTAGCGGATGCCGCTATCGACGTCCAGCGTGCTGGCCGGGCCGCCATATACCTGTTCACGCACCGACTGGCTGTCACCGCGATACCAGTCGTCGCGTGTCGCGATGCGCTGCGTCTTAGGCAGCAGCATCAGGAAAGTGGATTCACCTTCGGCACGCAGGTAATCCATATACAGGCGTGACGCCAGTTGATGACCAACATTGCCATACACATCGTAGTTGGCGACCAGCAGGTAGTGGATGCGTTCGAGCAAAGGGTAGCCTATGACCCAGGCGGTTTTTGGCGTGTCGCCGACAAAGCCTTTGACCACGCTGGCATTGTCGAAGTGGCGGAACACGGTCAAGGCCGCATTGTCGTTATTGCCGTCGCCGTCCCAAATCAGGTTGAGGTTAAGGTCGGCCGGCTTCCTGATGACTTTGGCGAGCAAGTCGGAA of Janthinobacterium sp. Marseille contains these proteins:
- the egtD gene encoding L-histidine N(alpha)-methyltransferase, with product MLQFIQCTEQNDQSVRDELLAGLSAAQAFTSPKYLYDALGSKLFEAICELPEYYPTRTEALIFKTHGRAIAQAIGSGTTLIDLGAGNCAKAARLFPGLQPVQYVPVDISVSFLRESLQRLQQQFPSIVMTGVGMDFSSELALPDSVRDAKRLFFYPGSSIGNFTPDESLAFLQRIRAACDEDGGLLIGVDLVKDKAVLDAAYDDALGVTAAFNLNLLRHLNHLLGTDFDVRAWRHRGFFNDKASRIEMHLEAVSEQIVRWPQGERRFERGERIHTENSYKYTQRSFTDLLEQAGFRKLSFWTDPQQWFMVCHAHVN
- the egtB gene encoding ergothioneine biosynthesis protein EgtB, producing the protein MNVQTETIHLLAPQQELVPYLSVRGRSLALAAPLSEEDCAAQSMPDASPVKWHLAHTTWFFETFILERFETNFQPHHPAFRVLFNSYYNGVGDKHARAQRGLLTRPPFDEVLAYRRDVDARIQALLSQPLPQQLLTEIRGLLELGLQHEQQHQELMMTDVLHLFSRNPLKPAYADTLYSLAEAPPVLEWIPFASGVVQVGYDGTGFCFDNELPRHRQFVEAYELASRLVTNREYLAFVEAGGYEDPDLWLSEGWDWVQAQQILHPLYWQHERGWHAFSLQGMRPLDLNAALTHISYFEADAYARWSGARLPTEAEWEHAAQTTVELSQLFGTCWQWTSSSYAAYPGYQTAAGALGEYNGKFMANQYVLRGSSCVTPDGHARISYRNFFPSSARWQFTGIRLARQA